Proteins co-encoded in one Aquincola tertiaricarbonis genomic window:
- the argA gene encoding amino-acid N-acetyltransferase, producing the protein MNLIFPHTFVPWFRSVAPYIHAYRGKTFVVAMAGEGIAAGKLSAFVQDLAILQAMGIKLVLVHGFRPQVSEQLRAKGHPERFSHGLRITDAPALDAAQEAAGQLRFEIEAAFSQGLPNTPMANATVRVVSGNFLTARPVGIVDGVDFIHSGIVRKVDAITIRRTIDSGAVVLLSPFGFSPTGEAFNLTMEDVATSTAIALQADKLIFMTEVPGIREKQDDAESAIDTELALADAEKLLAVLPATKPTEPGFYLRHCVKACREGVERSHILPYSQDGALLMEVYTHDGIGTMVVDEKLESLREATADDVGGILQLIEPFERDGTLVRRERTSIERDIANYTVIEHDGVIFGCAALYPYPEAGTAEMAALTISPQVQSQGDGERILKRVEQRARAMGLNSIFVLTTRTMHWFIKRGFQPVDPDWLPEARKRKYNWDRRSQVLVKPLQ; encoded by the coding sequence ATGAACCTCATCTTCCCCCATACGTTCGTGCCCTGGTTTCGCTCGGTGGCGCCCTACATCCATGCCTACCGCGGCAAGACCTTCGTGGTGGCCATGGCGGGTGAAGGCATTGCCGCGGGCAAGCTCAGCGCCTTCGTGCAGGACCTGGCCATCCTGCAGGCCATGGGCATCAAGCTGGTGCTGGTGCACGGCTTCAGGCCGCAGGTGAGCGAACAGCTGCGCGCCAAGGGCCACCCTGAGCGCTTCAGCCACGGCCTGCGCATCACCGACGCGCCGGCGCTGGACGCCGCGCAGGAGGCCGCCGGCCAGCTGCGCTTCGAGATCGAGGCGGCCTTCTCCCAAGGGCTGCCCAACACGCCGATGGCCAATGCCACGGTGCGCGTGGTGTCGGGCAACTTCCTGACGGCGCGGCCGGTCGGCATCGTCGACGGCGTCGACTTCATCCACAGCGGCATCGTGCGCAAGGTGGACGCCATCACCATCCGCCGCACCATCGACAGCGGTGCGGTGGTGCTGCTCTCGCCATTCGGCTTCTCGCCCACCGGTGAGGCCTTCAACCTGACAATGGAAGACGTGGCCACCTCCACCGCCATCGCGCTGCAGGCCGACAAGCTGATCTTCATGACCGAGGTGCCCGGCATCCGCGAAAAGCAGGACGACGCCGAAAGCGCCATCGATACCGAACTGGCGCTGGCCGACGCCGAAAAACTGCTGGCGGTTTTGCCGGCCACCAAACCCACCGAGCCCGGCTTTTACCTGCGCCATTGCGTCAAGGCCTGCCGCGAGGGCGTGGAGCGCTCGCACATCCTGCCCTACAGCCAGGACGGCGCCCTGCTGATGGAGGTTTATACCCACGATGGCATCGGCACCATGGTGGTCGACGAAAAACTCGAAAGCCTGCGCGAAGCCACCGCCGACGACGTCGGCGGTATCCTGCAGCTGATCGAGCCCTTCGAACGCGACGGCACCCTGGTGCGCCGTGAGCGCACTTCCATCGAACGCGATATCGCCAACTACACCGTCATCGAACACGATGGCGTGATCTTCGGTTGCGCCGCGCTCTATCCGTATCCCGAGGCCGGCACCGCCGAAATGGCCGCGCTCACCATCAGCCCGCAGGTGCAAAGCCAGGGCGATGGCGAGCGCATCCTCAAGCGGGTCGAGCAGCGCGCCCGCGCGATGGGCCTGAACAGCATTTTCGTGCTCACCACACGCACCATGCACTGGTTCATCAAACGCGGTTTCCAGCCGGTCGACCCCGATTGGCTGCCCGAAGCGCGCAAGCGCAAATACAACTGGGACCGGCGCTCGCAAGTGCTGGTCAAGCCACTTCAGTAA
- a CDS encoding oxidative damage protection protein, which yields MTRTVQCIYLKKEAEGLSFAPYPGELGKRIYDNVSKEAFEAWKKHQTMLVNENRLNLADARARQYLARQMERFFFGEGAEQPTGYVPPTPGQTPGAQG from the coding sequence ATGACCCGCACCGTGCAATGCATCTACCTCAAGAAGGAAGCCGAGGGTTTGTCGTTCGCCCCCTACCCCGGTGAACTGGGCAAGCGCATCTACGACAACGTCAGCAAGGAAGCCTTCGAGGCCTGGAAGAAGCACCAGACCATGCTGGTCAACGAAAACCGCCTCAATCTGGCCGATGCCCGTGCCCGCCAATACCTCGCGCGGCAGATGGAGCGCTTCTTCTTCGGTGAAGGCGCCGAGCAGCCCACCGGCTACGTGCCGCCCACGCCCGGTCAAACCCCCGGCGCGCAGGGTTGA
- a CDS encoding Fe(3+) ABC transporter substrate-binding protein has translation MSLSKVFLAATAAVALQLPAQAQEQVLNLYSARHYQTDEALYSNFTKETGIRINRVDGDDAGILARLKSEGASSPADVILLVDAARLWRAEQDGLFQPVKSQVLDSRIPANLRGKDDGQGAQWFGMSTRARVIIYNKIKVKKEDVATYESLADPKFKGKLCIRSGSHPYNLSLFGSVVEHMGTDKAEAWLKGVKDNLARDPKGGDTDQIKAVASGECDIAVSNSYYFARMMRSSNPDDRAVVEKVGVVFPNQQTWGTHVNIAGAGVAKYAPHRAAAVKFLEYLSSDSAQSYFANGNNEWPAVPSVKPANPALESLGAFKSETIHVGAVGMNQTKVQQMLDRVGFK, from the coding sequence ATGTCCCTATCGAAAGTGTTCCTGGCGGCCACCGCCGCGGTGGCCCTGCAACTGCCCGCGCAGGCCCAGGAACAGGTGTTGAACCTGTATTCGGCGCGCCACTACCAGACCGACGAAGCGCTCTACAGCAACTTCACCAAGGAAACCGGCATCCGCATCAACCGGGTGGACGGCGACGACGCCGGCATCCTGGCGCGCCTGAAGAGCGAAGGCGCCAGCAGCCCGGCCGACGTCATCCTGCTGGTGGACGCCGCCCGCCTGTGGCGCGCCGAGCAGGACGGCCTCTTCCAGCCGGTCAAGAGCCAAGTGCTGGACAGCCGCATTCCCGCCAACCTGCGCGGCAAGGACGACGGCCAGGGCGCGCAGTGGTTCGGCATGTCCACCCGCGCCCGCGTCATCATCTACAACAAGATCAAGGTCAAGAAGGAAGACGTCGCCACCTACGAGTCGCTGGCCGATCCCAAATTCAAGGGCAAGCTGTGCATCCGCTCGGGCTCGCACCCCTACAACCTGTCGCTGTTCGGCTCGGTCGTCGAGCACATGGGCACCGACAAGGCCGAAGCCTGGCTCAAGGGCGTCAAGGACAATCTGGCGCGCGACCCCAAGGGCGGCGATACCGACCAGATCAAGGCCGTAGCCAGCGGTGAATGCGACATCGCGGTGAGCAACAGCTACTACTTCGCGCGCATGATGCGCTCGAGCAACCCCGATGACCGCGCGGTGGTGGAAAAGGTGGGCGTGGTGTTCCCCAACCAGCAAACCTGGGGCACCCACGTCAACATCGCAGGCGCGGGCGTTGCCAAATACGCGCCGCACCGGGCTGCCGCCGTCAAGTTCCTGGAGTATCTGTCCAGCGACTCGGCGCAAAGCTACTTCGCGAACGGAAATAATGAATGGCCGGCCGTACCCAGCGTCAAACCGGCAAACCCGGCGCTGGAATCGCTGGGCGCATTCAAGTCCGAAACCATCCACGTGGGCGCCGTCGGCATGAACCAGACCAAGGTACAGCAAATGCTGGACCGCGTCGGTTTCAAGTAA
- a CDS encoding H-NS histone family protein yields the protein MATLQELLAQKASLEKQIAETQREERANAIAKVKAIMSEHGLTLADLSQRAAPARSAEGGTPRKVAAKYRNGETGETWSGRGLQPKWLKAALADGKQLSDFAI from the coding sequence TTGGCTACGCTGCAAGAACTTCTCGCCCAGAAAGCTTCGCTCGAAAAGCAGATCGCTGAAACACAGCGCGAAGAGCGGGCAAACGCCATTGCCAAAGTCAAGGCCATCATGTCCGAACACGGGCTGACGCTGGCCGATCTTTCCCAACGCGCGGCCCCCGCCCGTAGCGCTGAAGGTGGCACCCCCCGCAAAGTGGCTGCCAAATACCGCAACGGCGAAACCGGTGAAACCTGGTCCGGCCGCGGCCTGCAACCCAAATGGCTGAAAGCCGCGCTGGCTGACGGCAAGCAGCTGTCCGATTTCGCCATCTGA
- a CDS encoding bifunctional diguanylate cyclase/phosphodiesterase, with translation MSSLPPTLPATTAAFDSAAPELDRPAAPAAAFAASSAGPASSAAPPPSTPPTATGRPLSRADAARAQLRQMRRGLLLAAGCAVLAFVGLRGASIDDSAALVWLPAGFMLGALLRWGRGQAVAAAPGLLAGHLLAGQALAPSVLLALAETVGPWLAASWLQQRRFQARLPGARDAQLLAAAVLGGAAVTGAGHGLLALAWGTPAGGLSASAVALLTTMGAALGGLLGSLPWLTMQARPGPRPHWSHGIGGNLGLALGTVAAGWAAMQATAPVSAAQAWLVFVPPVLLAGLAARNSLRWASGSLFALALCAVLLLSPGHGPFGARADHGHALLLLWGYLGCCGLLVLIAHAGSGELRRIKYRWRLALDAADVGVADWDLTTGRSYTSPRWQALLGAPATASAGLPPQQAWLALVHPDDREREAADLQALQPPGRDSHRRDLRLRTANGWNWFQVQVLVAERDDRGAPARMIVTAADIGERRANEERQRLSARLFQHLHEGLLITDADLRVLDVNPTYSQIMGVSRHELLGTVPPLLAAARAGTPSGDAASVASHGGMWASLRATGTWRGEVVDRRRNGDPCALQVTITAVLGPDGQPRYHVLVISDITEQHLQRQRLERQALFDELTRLPNRARLAQMLADAMAAADREGTLLAVCYLDLDHFKPVNDRHGHAAGDRLLVELAHRLRGALRSNAAWSDAAARLGGDEFVLLLRAGTLDEARLAVERVLRVISQPYAIQPGAEPVTVTASVGATVYPLDRSDADTLLRHADHAMYGAKQSGRNGYSFFDPEHSRRTEERVMAIGRVQEALDNHELELYYQPKVDMRRGTVLGMEALLRWNHPEHGVISPAQFLPLIEHTGLSARVGDWVLGQALEQLARWQRQGLDLSVSVNVSARHLQEADFAQRLAEMLARHARPLGERLELEVLETAALADIDYTSALLERCRRLGVRFSLDDFGTGYSTLTYLKRLPVDVLKIDRSFVRNMLEDRQDLAIVEGVIGLARTFGCSVVAEGVELPAQARLLIDMGCDIGQGHGVASPMRAPEVLAWVKNYRGLFTVTAADTEGTPPTQAA, from the coding sequence GTGTCTTCGCTGCCGCCCACCCTTCCCGCCACCACCGCCGCGTTCGATTCGGCCGCGCCCGAGCTTGACCGCCCGGCGGCGCCGGCCGCCGCATTCGCTGCGTCATCCGCCGGCCCCGCCAGCAGCGCTGCGCCACCCCCTTCAACCCCACCGACAGCCACGGGCCGCCCGCTGAGCCGCGCCGACGCTGCACGTGCTCAGCTGCGCCAGATGCGCCGGGGCCTGCTGCTGGCCGCCGGCTGCGCGGTGCTGGCTTTCGTGGGGCTGCGCGGTGCCAGCATCGACGACAGCGCGGCGCTGGTGTGGCTGCCTGCCGGCTTCATGCTGGGCGCGCTGCTGCGCTGGGGGCGCGGCCAGGCCGTGGCCGCCGCGCCGGGGCTGCTGGCCGGCCACCTGCTGGCCGGGCAGGCACTGGCCCCCTCGGTGCTGCTGGCGCTGGCTGAAACCGTCGGACCCTGGCTGGCCGCCAGCTGGCTGCAGCAGCGCCGCTTCCAGGCGCGGCTGCCCGGCGCGCGTGATGCGCAGCTGCTGGCCGCCGCCGTGCTGGGCGGTGCGGCGGTCACAGGCGCCGGCCATGGTCTGCTGGCGCTGGCCTGGGGCACGCCGGCCGGCGGCCTGTCTGCCTCTGCCGTGGCGCTGCTCACGACCATGGGCGCCGCCCTGGGCGGCCTGCTGGGCAGCCTGCCCTGGCTCACCATGCAGGCACGGCCAGGGCCACGCCCGCACTGGAGCCACGGCATCGGCGGCAACCTGGGCCTGGCCCTGGGCACGGTGGCGGCCGGCTGGGCCGCCATGCAGGCCACGGCGCCGGTGTCGGCGGCGCAGGCCTGGCTGGTGTTCGTGCCACCGGTGCTGCTGGCCGGGCTGGCCGCGCGCAATTCGCTGCGCTGGGCCTCCGGCTCGCTGTTCGCGCTGGCGCTGTGTGCGGTGCTGCTGCTGTCGCCGGGCCACGGGCCGTTCGGCGCACGCGCCGACCATGGCCATGCGCTGCTGCTGCTGTGGGGCTACCTGGGCTGCTGCGGCCTGCTGGTGCTCATCGCACATGCCGGCAGCGGCGAGCTGCGGCGCATCAAGTACCGCTGGCGGCTGGCGCTGGACGCGGCCGACGTGGGCGTGGCCGACTGGGACCTGACCACCGGCCGCAGCTACACCTCACCACGCTGGCAGGCCCTGCTGGGCGCGCCGGCCACGGCCAGTGCCGGCCTGCCGCCGCAGCAGGCCTGGCTGGCGCTGGTGCACCCCGACGACCGCGAGCGTGAAGCCGCCGACCTGCAGGCGCTGCAGCCGCCCGGCCGCGACAGCCACCGGCGCGACCTGCGGCTGCGCACCGCCAACGGCTGGAACTGGTTCCAGGTGCAGGTGCTGGTGGCCGAACGCGACGACCGCGGCGCCCCGGCGCGCATGATCGTCACCGCCGCCGACATCGGCGAGCGCCGCGCCAACGAGGAGCGCCAGCGCCTGTCGGCCCGGCTGTTCCAGCACCTGCACGAAGGCCTGCTGATCACCGACGCCGACTTGCGGGTGCTGGACGTCAACCCCACCTACTCGCAGATCATGGGCGTGTCGCGGCACGAGCTGCTGGGCACGGTGCCCCCGCTGCTGGCCGCCGCCCGCGCCGGCACCCCCAGCGGCGACGCCGCCAGCGTGGCCAGCCACGGCGGCATGTGGGCCAGCCTGCGCGCCACCGGCACCTGGCGCGGCGAGGTGGTGGACCGCCGCCGCAACGGCGACCCCTGTGCGCTGCAGGTCACCATCACCGCGGTGCTGGGCCCCGACGGCCAGCCGCGCTACCACGTGCTGGTGATCTCCGACATCACCGAGCAGCACCTGCAGCGCCAGCGGCTGGAGCGGCAGGCGCTGTTCGACGAACTCACCCGCCTGCCCAACCGCGCCCGCCTGGCGCAGATGCTGGCCGACGCCATGGCCGCGGCCGACCGTGAAGGCACGCTGCTGGCGGTGTGCTACCTCGACCTGGACCACTTCAAGCCGGTCAACGACCGCCACGGCCACGCCGCCGGCGACCGTCTGCTGGTGGAGCTGGCGCACCGCCTGCGCGGCGCGCTGCGCAGCAATGCCGCCTGGTCCGACGCCGCGGCCCGCCTGGGCGGCGACGAATTCGTGCTGCTGCTGCGCGCCGGCACGCTGGACGAAGCGCGGCTGGCGGTGGAGCGGGTGCTGCGCGTCATCTCGCAGCCCTACGCCATCCAGCCCGGGGCCGAGCCGGTGACGGTGACCGCCAGCGTCGGCGCCACCGTGTACCCGTTGGACCGCAGCGACGCCGACACCCTGCTGCGCCATGCCGACCATGCGATGTACGGCGCCAAGCAGTCGGGCCGCAACGGCTACAGCTTCTTCGACCCCGAGCACAGCCGCCGCACCGAAGAACGCGTGATGGCCATCGGCCGCGTGCAGGAAGCCTTGGACAACCACGAGCTGGAGCTGTACTACCAGCCCAAGGTGGACATGCGCCGCGGCACCGTGCTGGGCATGGAGGCGCTGCTGCGCTGGAACCACCCGGAGCACGGCGTCATCTCGCCGGCGCAGTTCCTGCCGCTGATCGAACACACCGGCCTGTCGGCCCGCGTGGGCGACTGGGTGCTGGGCCAGGCGCTGGAGCAGCTGGCCCGCTGGCAGCGACAAGGGCTCGATTTGTCGGTCAGCGTCAACGTCTCGGCCCGCCACCTGCAGGAAGCCGACTTCGCGCAGCGCCTGGCCGAGATGCTGGCCCGCCACGCCCGCCCGCTGGGCGAGCGGCTGGAGCTGGAGGTGCTGGAAACCGCGGCGCTGGCCGACATCGACTACACCTCGGCCCTGCTGGAGCGCTGCCGCCGCCTGGGCGTGCGCTTCTCGCTGGACGACTTCGGCACCGGCTACTCCACCCTCACCTACCTGAAGCGGCTGCCGGTGGACGTGCTGAAGATCGACCGCAGCTTCGTGCGCAACATGCTGGAAGACCGGCAGGACCTGGCCATCGTGGAAGGCGTGATCGGCCTGGCCCGCACCTTCGGCTGCAGCGTGGTGGCCGAGGGCGTGGAACTGCCCGCGCAGGCGCGGCTGCTGATCGACATGGGCTGCGACATCGGCCAGGGCCACGGCGTGGCCAGCCCGATGCGCGCGCCCGAGGTGCTGGCCTGGGTCAAGAACTACCGCGGCCTGTTCACCGTGACCGCCGCCGACACCGAAGGCACGCCGCCGACGCAGGCCGCGTGA
- the dnaG gene encoding DNA primase, whose amino-acid sequence MIPAGFIQELLSRVDIVDVVGRHVQLKKTGANLMGLCPFHGEKSPSFSVSPSKQFYYCFGCGASGDAVRFLTEHTGASFREAVADLAQQVGLQVPDDERNPEERAQAARQKEQQASLTDVLARAADHYRKQLRASPRAIDYLKGRGLTGEIAARFGLGYAPDGWRNLASVFPRYDDPLLAESGLVILHEAEGGADEKRYDRFRDRVMFPIRSVQGEVIGFGGRVLDRGEPKYLNSPETPVFVKGRELYGLFEARAAMRGRGYALVVEGYMDVVALAQLGFENAVATLGTACGEEHVRKLFRFTESVVFSFDGDAAGRRAAGRAMEAALPFATDTRSIRFLFLPPEHDPDSYVREHGAEAFERCVTEAVPLSRQMMDVAAEGCDLTTPEGRARFLAQARPLWAALPAGGALTRQMLAEIARQAGLPDAELAAQWAQAPQGSGGRGARHEPRHDVYEDDGGEAAAHAALGGYGAGGAPEAPAGYSAYGAASGGGQGYKQGGDWRQRGAGGGRFQGKYAGKNGGRGDWRGQAPMPPMTPRRPPRRPEDRIVHMLLTHAEWWDQLAPDDLDLLHGFDGAHGELLRWLERDLHDHGARPWAVLRVALADEATLAEAVSRIVSPDPADDEAEFAQLRAALDQCLLSQAQAQMEALAPLMAGDPAARETYRRLAEHCQRLRQRRAEAAASNAP is encoded by the coding sequence ATGATTCCCGCCGGTTTTATCCAGGAGCTGCTGTCCCGCGTCGACATCGTCGACGTCGTCGGCCGGCACGTCCAGCTCAAGAAGACCGGCGCCAACCTGATGGGGCTGTGCCCCTTCCATGGCGAAAAATCGCCCAGCTTCTCGGTGAGCCCCAGCAAGCAGTTCTATTACTGCTTCGGCTGCGGCGCCTCGGGCGACGCGGTGCGTTTTCTCACCGAGCACACCGGCGCCAGCTTCCGCGAGGCGGTGGCCGACCTGGCCCAGCAGGTGGGCCTGCAGGTGCCCGACGACGAGCGCAACCCCGAAGAGCGCGCCCAGGCCGCGCGCCAGAAAGAGCAGCAGGCCAGCCTGACCGACGTGCTGGCCCGCGCCGCCGACCACTACCGCAAGCAGCTGCGCGCCAGCCCGCGCGCCATCGACTACCTCAAGGGCCGCGGCCTGACCGGCGAGATCGCCGCCCGCTTCGGCCTGGGCTATGCGCCCGACGGCTGGCGCAACCTGGCCAGCGTGTTCCCGCGCTACGACGACCCGCTGCTGGCTGAATCGGGCCTGGTCATCCTGCACGAGGCCGAAGGCGGCGCCGACGAGAAGCGCTACGACCGCTTCCGCGACCGCGTGATGTTCCCGATCCGCTCGGTGCAGGGCGAGGTCATCGGCTTCGGCGGCCGGGTGCTGGACCGTGGCGAGCCCAAGTACCTCAATTCGCCCGAGACGCCGGTGTTCGTCAAGGGCCGCGAGCTGTACGGCCTGTTCGAGGCCCGCGCCGCGATGCGCGGCCGCGGCTATGCGCTGGTGGTCGAGGGCTACATGGACGTGGTGGCGCTGGCGCAGCTGGGCTTCGAGAACGCCGTGGCCACGCTGGGCACGGCCTGCGGCGAAGAGCATGTGCGCAAGCTGTTCCGCTTCACCGAATCGGTGGTGTTCAGCTTCGACGGCGACGCCGCCGGCCGCCGCGCCGCCGGCCGCGCGATGGAAGCCGCCCTGCCCTTTGCCACCGACACGCGCAGCATCCGCTTTCTGTTCCTGCCGCCCGAGCACGACCCCGATTCGTACGTGCGTGAACACGGCGCCGAGGCCTTCGAGCGCTGCGTGACCGAGGCGGTGCCGCTGTCGCGCCAGATGATGGACGTGGCCGCCGAAGGCTGCGACCTGACTACGCCCGAAGGCCGCGCGCGCTTCCTGGCACAGGCCCGCCCGCTGTGGGCCGCGCTGCCGGCCGGCGGCGCCTTGACGCGGCAGATGCTGGCCGAGATCGCCCGCCAGGCCGGCCTGCCCGATGCGGAGCTGGCCGCCCAGTGGGCGCAGGCACCGCAAGGCAGCGGCGGCCGCGGCGCCCGGCACGAGCCACGGCACGACGTGTACGAGGACGACGGCGGCGAAGCCGCGGCCCATGCGGCGCTGGGCGGCTACGGCGCCGGCGGCGCGCCCGAGGCGCCGGCCGGGTACAGTGCCTACGGCGCCGCTTCAGGCGGCGGCCAGGGCTACAAGCAGGGCGGCGACTGGCGCCAGCGCGGCGCAGGCGGTGGTCGTTTCCAGGGCAAGTACGCCGGCAAGAACGGGGGCCGCGGCGACTGGCGCGGCCAGGCGCCCATGCCGCCGATGACGCCCCGGCGCCCGCCGCGCCGGCCCGAGGACCGCATCGTGCACATGCTGCTCACCCACGCCGAGTGGTGGGACCAGCTGGCGCCCGACGACCTCGACCTGCTGCACGGCTTCGATGGCGCCCACGGCGAACTGCTGCGCTGGCTGGAGCGCGACCTGCACGACCACGGCGCCCGCCCCTGGGCGGTGCTGCGCGTGGCGCTGGCCGACGAAGCCACGCTGGCCGAAGCGGTCAGCCGCATCGTGTCACCCGACCCGGCCGACGACGAGGCCGAATTCGCGCAGCTGCGCGCCGCGCTGGACCAGTGCCTGCTGAGCCAGGCGCAGGCGCAGATGGAGGCGCTGGCGCCCTTGATGGCCGGCGATCCGGCCGCACGTGAGACCTATCGCCGGCTGGCCGAGCACTGCCAGCGGCTGCGTCAGCGCAGGGCCGAAGCGGCGGCGTCGAACGCGCCGTGA